ATTCAATAAATCTCTATAAAGCATATAGATAATTAATGAAATAAGCTTAATTTAtggttcatgatgcatctaaactAATTATACCATAAGCTTAATAGTTTAATTTAACTTATCATATGCTACATATGTAATTTCTAAGATGACGGTTGGAGGACTTTGGTACATTAATTGATAAACATTGAGCTCTCTCACCACCCAAAATTATTGGCAATTAGAGGACTTTGGTACATTTTCCACCCTCAAACCCCAAGGCTCAAGAAATAAAGAATATGAAAAATATATTACACACTGCTGGTGAAACTATAGAGGATGATACCCAATAACATCGCTTAATGAATGACATACTGATATCCCAACTACTCTTTAAAGGATTTGCCCCATTGGATAATGAGTTTTTGAAAGAAACCTATACGCAACTCTAATAATTCAGGGGAAGTGGTCCTCCACATGTGGGAACCTTATGTCTAAGGCTAACGAAGAAGGAAAATGTAACTTCTCATGTGTGGTgtgatgcaaaaaatgaactaCTTTGCGAGAGAATCTACAAATATGCTAAGAGGGTATTAGAATTGGTGGAACATGTGCGAAAGGAGCCATCTCTAGTGACATGATTATAAGGCTTCCAATTATCCTATAAAATGGCCAAATTTAGTCGGACTCTTTCTTAAAATGCAACATGAGCTTAAACATATATATGATGGGAGAAGACATTACATTATGAATACTTtgtagaggttttttttttttttaatattgtttaTTTAATTTATCATTATTAATTTGTTAGTATTTTAGTAATTTATTGGTATGAAAGGACTCAGGCCTACACAATGCTTAGTTTAGTTTAAAGGTAGGTTTGAGGCTTTATCAAAATTGGTTCACCACAATAGTCCATTTTATATCGAATTATTTtacatgatttgaaaattttaaaagaatTTACTGCTAGAAGCTTTACCTGGTGTACATATCcactttttaatatataaatatttcatATATTATTTAATATAAAAAATCATTTACTTGTAAATAATTCACTTTTCAGATGTAAGTTGATTACAACTTTAAACTTAAAATGCATTCACTCATCCTCTAAataacaattttgtttaatgtaATCTCTGTGAACTCGAGTTGCAAGAAgtgtttgaaattgaaaataaattatGCTATTAGACCATACCATATTCCCACTGTCTTAGTGCAAACAAGAACCAGAGAAAGTAGTCAATCTCACCATCTTAAACTAACCAAAATCTTCAATGAGAGGTGTCCATCTCAACCACTATAACATTTTGAAGAATCTTCCCCGGGAATTATGTGGTCCTCGGCCAGAGGATATGCACATTTGTCGATTGTCTCCTGAGTGTGGTCCATGCTTCAGTAGTTTAGACCGTGAGTTACGTATGATTTCTCGGGCTGAATTCACGTTTGTTCGAAAAGATCTTAGACTACCGTTTGGGGTCCACTCATAATGAGTATATGGAATCCAAACCGCTAATCTGGTGGACCATCTCATGTTCACCATGGATCCAGAGATTCATTCTCCTCCCGAAttttaggtgggacacaccacagggaGTAATTTATAATCATTTCTCGGAAATACAAATCCTCCGCTGGTagtctcaggagtttcaacacccagtcaagggttcgagtacccataggtggtgaaattcaacTGCAGCGTgaatgtgtgggggtgtgtgtgcgtgtgtaataaataaataaataaataaattcacatGGTCTGGCCCACAGGAGCTATTGAATGACCTGGTTTTAGGTGTGGTCCTTTGTCCTGGTGTTCTCAACTGATGAATAGCTGGGGTGGTTTACACAAAACACGGCTGTCATCATATTTCATCTGGAAGTTTCTACGGTAGGTGTCACCCTCACCAATGtcctccattgtttcctttggtgtggcccacctgagaaatgAATTAGAATGAATTTTGAGATCTGGGCTTAATATGATGGGCCctaccagatgaacggtttggattccacataaacatcactgttagccTACACAATTCGAAGCGCACGGTAGCTTAATCTGTATTGGAACGCATGTGTACAAACCCATCTCAGCCATTGAAGTTTTGGCCTGTTTTCAGTTGACTTTGGACGAAGGTCGGTTGTTCTTTTCTTCTCAATCGTGGGTTTGCAGATAATCGGGTAAGGGTTTATATCATCTTATCAAAAATAGCTCACTGCTTCACTGTATCCACTCTAGGATCATCCATAGATCTGGATCACCTAACGTGGGCCCATCGAGGATACTGGCATACTGCATTGAGAAATACTCAGATACTCTGGCAAAGTACAGTACTCAGTATGCACGCACACAAAAGTTATACACGTGGCATCGTATGCCTCAAATTCAAAAGTCCCACTGGGTTGGTTTACAACTCAAAAGTCCCACCAGACATATAATCTCAGCTGGCCAATTGCTGGACATCTAATAATCGATGGTCCAAATTAAAAAGATAAGTGACATTGATCTGAGGTCAGGATCATCCCATAATTTTAATTATCGGGCTATGCACTATCAACAGCGGATCTCGTTATTTCCACTGTTGGATCTGAAGTTAATGAATGCCACATGTGTAATACCCACGTGCATGCGTACGGAGCAttgcactctgccagagtattaaagaaCTGTGTTCCTCTACAGTCCTCGGGCAGAGGAGCATATAACTCGGCTGTTCCTCTCCCCGAGTCACTATCCATCTCCCTACCAAACCAAATCATTCCTATCTCTCACACATGCAACTGCTCTTTTAaaagagcctctctctctctctctctctctctctctctatttattaaCTCATTACAGTCGAAGGAAACGGTTCCTTGCATGGCAATCTCAATCTCAAATGCTTGCAATTTCCAGAGCTCCTGAAAAAGAAACCACTTATTAGATTTTTCCACCCAATACCCATTTGGGCTTTGTTAAAACTACCTTTTCATTGCTTTTTCTGTACTGTTTGTGTGTAATTCTTTAATCTAGCTTGAGTCTGTACACATGGGTTTTGCTTGTTTTCCTTCCTTTAAGTTCACCCATCTCTCATTTCTGATGGGTTGTTTCGGTTTCCCGATTTCCTTTCTGTTGAGTGAGTATTTGGGTGTGGAAGCTTCAGTTTCCAGAATGAAGTATTAGAGATTTATGGGCTGTTCGATCTCGGATGAGAAATGGGGCGGCGATTGGTTCTCGCAATGGTGCTTTTCTGCATCGCAATTGGTTCTGAATTCCATGGATCTGAAGGTAATGAAGTGAGCTGAGTTTGTAATATGGGtgtaggatttattttttttatgcccTTTCTTTGGGTTTAGGACTATTTTGATTTAGACCCCATTTTAGTTATTTGATGGACATTACTTGAATTGatgtgattttcatgttttctttcacTGAGAATGCGTATATGTGCGATTATATTGGTGGATGTTTTTCTTTCAGATGTATTCGTATGTATGGAATTGTTGTGTTTCCCTGTTTGGAGAAGGAATTAGGATCTGGGTTCTTCTCAATGAATTGGGATCGTTATTGTTTCAATAATAGTCGGTAATGCTTTGGATGGGATCCGATGTATGGAGATCACTTTGTTGGGAAGTCAGTTCTGGTGGTATCTTCATTACAAGAATTCTGTTGTGTGGCAGAACCTTGAAGAAAATTCCATTCATTATCTTAAGTGGAGCTTAGACTCTCTTACTTttggtttctctctctttcatctcaATTAGCATGATAGGGACTATGGAGTTTTTATACTTATGTGATTTAAGATGTATTTCATGAGTGAAATCAGTTTATTGCATGGATGTAAATTGCTGCATGCCTATATGAGATATTTTCTGTAAGTTGTTTGATGTTTGTATATTGAATTGGGGGTATTTCAAAGCTTGTTCACCCAAGCTGTTTGGAGTACAGAATTTCAACAATTCTTTTAGCATTGTATAGGCTTGTGCATCAAATGCAATCTTCTTCAGACCTTGCTCATGCCCTTTCTACACATTGATGCAAGGGTTCCTTGCCTTTTCCCAATCTGCCTGGTGCCACCAAAAGCTAAACATGGCTTGACTTAGGTTCCATTTTGGGGTTACCTCCAAATTGTGTTTGGTGGGGCTTCCCAAGCGTGCTTGTTTTCTCGAGCGGCCTGGAAAACAGAACCCCTATTGAATGGGTTTACATCCTCCTTCCCCCATCCCCCTTTTTGCCGCAAATCACTGGAGAAATAAGAataagaactctctctctctctctctctctctctctctctctctcatcatttatctcaaccacaatttcACGGTAATGCATCTTGTCAGCCTTGGAACCGTGAGCACCCACATGTACTGTTATCTACTTGAGATATTTATGGAATGCTAATGTCTTTCTGAGGAGATCAGTGCGTGGCATTCCTTCCATTTATGTAGTATGAATGAACTTGCTCTAACTACAATTGTATATTCAATGAGGAATTTGATTCACTTGACCAAGGTCGCTTATCTCCTTGCATAAGCACATGGTTCATTCCATATCTTATTGTACAGATAACATGCCCCATGAATTGTGGCATTAGATAGTTACTGTGGACAGAAAATGTCATGAAAAAGCAGTTAATACAAATACACCTGGAAGTTATACTGCCATAGGTGTAACCAGGTAAAGCTCTGTGAATCTTACATAGTTATACTAATATGGTTTTGCAGGATCTGCTGCATATCTGCTTAGAAAattgcaatcaaaatcattatacGTGCCACCATTTGCTTATAGGATTGTGCTACCGATAACCTTGGGGGCTCCGTCTAAGAGCATAGATATGGAAGTTCATCTCTCAAGATTGATTGCCCCTTCTATGCTTGCACCACATGGACCCATAGAAAAAGGTTACTCTTTACGATTGTTCAGGTACTTCTAGTTTCTTATAGTTTTGTTATGGATATGTAATTATTTGGTTCTCTTGCAGGCTATGCTAATTCCTCACAACCGACATTTCCTGCGCCTCGTCCTACCGAAGATAGAACACCCACTTTTGAATACCATGGAAAATCGCCAAGAACAAGTCCACCAGGTCCACTAGCTTTACCTAAAGGTGACCTTTATTAAATCACTATCCTACCAAAATGTATTTGCACTCATCATCATTTGATGAGGATTACTGCTTGCAATCCAGTATCAGTTTCACCTCTTCCAATGATGTTGCCACCGAAGTTGGCACCTGCACCGCCAGGAGTGCAAGATCCAGTAGCGTCCGCACCCCAGAATGCTCCATCTCATCATAAAAGCAAGGAACATAAGCAATCAAGGGGGGTGGCCCCATCCACGGGGAATCAGACACCCCACGCAGTTGATGGGGCAGGTTATCTCTCTCAATATTagcatttcatcatcatcattgtcataattatcatcacatcatagctttgTCCAAGCTATTTGCGCATCGACATTACCACTTACTCCCTGCAAATATGTCTCTGTTATGCTGAATTTTCAGGATGATATTTGGTTTCCAATTGATCCCTCTAAATATCATTTACTAGGAAATAATTATAGGAAAATAGCATATACTAGAAAATGAATGTTCGAGGGTGGATGTGATGGGAAAGCACCAAATGGTAATGCACTGTTGGTTTGTTTTAGCATCACTCGAAGGTTGAAGTTGATTCTGATATGGTTTTCAACAATTTTTCATTGCAGTGCCAAGGCAATCTCCAATGCAGCCCAAGGAACCACTAGTGCCACCAGCTACACATCCAAGCATTTCGAGGGTAGCTCCAACCAGTAAATCAGGTGCTCCTTTtggcataaaataaaaataaaaatctaagcaCTTGAATGTATTTCAAATGGAACCATTTGCTAGAAAATAATTATAGGAAAAAATAGCATATACTAGAAAATGAATGCTAGAGGGCGTGTATGATGGTAAAGCACCAAGCCACCAAATGGTAATGCACTGATGGTTCATTTTAGCATCACTTGAAGGTTGAAGTTGATTCTGATATggttttcaccatttttttcattACAGTGCCAAGTCAATCTCATTCTCCAATGCAGCCCAAGGAACCACTAGTGCCACCAGCTACACATCCAAACATTTCGAGGGTAGCTCCAAGCATTAGATTAGGTGCTCCTTTtgtcataaaataaaaataaaaatctaagcaCTCGAGTGTACTTCAAATGGAACCATGAATTCTTGTTTCATCCAATTGATCCCTCTAAATATCATTTACTATAAAATAATTATAGGAAAAAATAGTATGTACTAGAGAATGAATGCTTGAGGGCGGGTATGATGGGAAAGCACCATATGGTAATGCTCCGTTGGTTCTTTTTAGTATCACTTGAAGGTTGAAGTTGATTCTGATACAGTTTTCACTGTTTTTTTATTACAGTGCCAAGTCAATCTCCAATGCAGCCCAAGGAGCCACTAGTGCCACCTGCTACACGTCCAAGCCTTTCGAGGGTTGCTCCAGCCATTAGATCAGGTGCTCCTTTtggcataaaataaaaataaaaatctaagcaCTCAAATGTATTTCAAATGGAACCATGAAATCTTCCTCTCATTTCACCAGCTGGAGAAGCAATGGAATATGATTGGTCTTGATTGCAAGTTGAAATTGATTTTGATGCGGTTTTGACCGTGTTTTCATTACAGTACCGAGTCAATCTCCAACCCCGCAGGAATTGCCACTAGTGCCTCCAGCCACACATCCAAGTGGTTCAAGGATTGCTCCAATTACTACGTCAGGTGCTCCTTATgtcattattgttgttgttgttgttgttgttatttcaaTCCAAGCATTCAAATTATTTCAATTGGAATCATGAAGTCTTCCTCTGATTCTAATGCCGTCTTATTCGCCATATGAGAGAAACAATGGAATATGATTGATCCTGACCTGGTCTTCGTATGATCTACAGAACCCTCTGCTTCTCCTGTATCAATCTTTCCCCCGATTCTTCATGGTAGAAGGCATGGAAGGCTGGTTGCTGCACCTCCAAGGGAGATATTCAACCATTTATCTCCTGCAAGTCATTCTCCAACGAAAGGTTTTTTTGCATATTGAGCTTTCAAGTTGTAAATGCATGGATTAAAAGTGCAAGTTCTACGCCAACGAATGTTGATCTTGCCTGCAGGTTCATCTCCTGTTATAAATCCAACACCGCATGAAGCCCCAAAGCCCCCAGATGATGCTTCTCCCCTGTCTAACCCATTTCCCAAGCCTCCTATAAGGAAGAGGGTTCTAAGTCCTGCACCTGCACCTGCAGCTCCGATCTCATCTCATAAATATCATGCAAGGAAAAAAGTCATTAGCCCTCCACCTGCAGCCACACGTTTGTTTCCTCCACCATCATACCACCAAGGTTGGGTTTTGGCTGAAAGTGTGTCAATCAAACCAAATGTGACAGGCGATATGAATGCATGTATTTGGCTCATCTAATGCTTCTCCCTTTCTTCATTTTTGTTAAAGGTCCAGTAGTCTCTCCAGCTCCTTCACATCCTCCAATGGTACACCCTAAGAGGAGTCGACAAAGGCCACATGGTCCTCCAGCCCTAAATCAAGGTACTTGAATAATTCACAATTCACTGCGAATGGTGGCACTGCTTCAAACCAGATGAGATGCAAATGCTATTTCTGCAATTGCACATTTTGATCTCCTCGTCATGCACAACTTGGCAAATATGTGCATGATCTGAGCTGTTCGTCATGTTGGCTCCAATGTGTATTTTCTGTGGCCTGAAGATCAGGCCATTTGGTCATCAAGTGACCACATTTATATGGAAAAATTGACCGTTAGAAAACATTAGAAGAAGTTCATGTTTGTTGtacatgcatggcccacttgatgaatcacGTCAAGCACACAGTGAACCTCCCTgctgaatggcctagatcttgtACCCATTGCCACATTGAAATCAGGAGAGGGAAAATTGACAGTTATAAAACATTAGAAGAAGTTCATGTTTGTTGtacatgcatggcccacttgCTGAATCATGTCAAGCACACAGTGAACCTCCCTgctgaatggcctagatcttgtacacattgccaCATTGAAATCAGGAGGGATTGGAAATCCTACTCTTTCATTAGCTTTGGCAGGGGGCCTCAAACAAGATATCGTTGCTTTAAGTTTTGACTTGGTTGCTTCACATCaggcccttctctctctcctatacCATCACCCTTTCCTCCAACAGTGAACCAGGGAGCTCCTGCACCTTTGCCATCACTAGCAGTTCCATCTGGCCCAGCTGAAAGTATGGGAAAAATTACCTTTCCGTCTGTTGCTATTTCTTCACCATGGTTGTTTCATTTATGGTGTTGAAAGTTGCTTATGGTTATGACCTGGTATAGGGCAAGGGCCTATTCACCCCCCGACTGTTTCTCCTTCCGCTCCATTCCCAAAGAAGCCGAGGATGCCATTGCCATCACCAATTCGAGCATTACCACCTCCACCTCCTAATCAAGGTACATATTCAGGACCCTCTCACTGTCTCTTCTTATTCTGCCTTCGTAATGTAATCTATGTGAATCCCAAGGAAATTAATCACGTTTCTGGAGTCTGACTCACTCTTGGCTGGGAATAATCATATTGCCTGAAACTTACTGTGAAAAATGTCCGAGACTTGCTGAAACAACTGAACTGAGTTGACTTGGTTTGGCAAGTCCAGATTCCTTAATCCCAAGTGGACAGCACAGAGAGCACTCTGTGCAGGCTTGTgcttcaaaccaaatatcaatatTTGTAAATTGAAAGTTTGATTTTGTCCAACTTGCAGATTGTACATCAGTGGCATGCGTGGAGCCATTAACGAACACCCTTCCTGGATCACCTTGTGGCTGTGTTTGGCCGATTCAAGTTGGACTGCATCTGAATGTCGCACTTTACACATTCTTCCCTTTGGTTTCAGAGCTAGCCCAAGAAATTGCAACTGGAATTTTCATGAAACAAAGCCAGGTCCGCATCATGGGAGCAAATGCTGCCAGCCAGGATCAGGACAAGACCATTGTCCTCATTGATCTGGTACCGCTCAGAGATAGATTCGATAACACTACGGCTTTTTTGACGTACGAGAAATTCTGGCACAAACAAGTTGTCATAAAGACTAACTTCTTTGGTGACTATGATGTTTTATATGTTCGATATCCAGGTAGTGggccttctttttcttcagttatGTTTATATTTGAGAAATACAATGGGGCAGGGTTGCAGATTTGCCTCTGtgcaattcatcaggtggggctgcCTACATTGAACATGTGCTAGCCTAAAAATAAGGATGGTCCACTTGTCAGTTGAGCTGGACAAGTAGATTGAATATGGACTGCTGTCTCTCTTTTCTCATATGCttgttgcccacctgatgagtggaccagcttgaTGTCTGGGCCTGTGCATGTTGCCTGCTGGCCTAACCTGATGAATGGCATGCTAGACCTCCTTACAATCTCACTTGGGAATCCCATTGGCAAGGTCCTATATGCTTGAAAGGCAGATCAGCAGACTGTTTTAAAACTATCTTTTCTCACAGGCCTTCCTCCTTCACCACCTTCGGCACCTGCCAGCATCAACGTAGATGGTGGGCAACTTGCTAATGACAATAACTCAAGGAGGATACAGCCTCTAGGTGTTGATGTGAAGAAACGGAGAGAAAAACTTGGTGGCAGCCTAATTGTTATCATAGTTCTATCATCTGCTATAGCTTTGGTTTTAAGTATTGTAGCTTTGTGGCTTTTGCTATGGAAGCGTGGTAGTCATGCTTGTCAGCCTGCACCAACCATGCGTGCTTCAATACCTCCTACCAAGCCATCAGGTAAACATTATTCCTTGCAAACAATGCTTTTGACTTGTCTAGGTTGGGGCCCcacccaatgttgtcaaatcgcatatgccattgtaTGCAACCAGCATATGCTGTTCGCATGctagcatatgcgattgcatatagCTCtagcttatttatttttaatatgtaaaaaaagggaaaaaattataaaaaaaaattttgaaaaaaatctaaaaaattaggaaaaactaTGCCTAATTACTGCAAGTGGTTGGATTGggttcttttacctatttcattgtagtttgagtgtTTGAGACTATTGGACCATCTAtaaattaagttatatatttaattacttatattatatttatataaaatttaacaaaacaaacaacaagtttcattaagagagaattaattattaaaaacttcgaatatagaaattttattgataaatgatgACTTGATAACTTGAACAACTTATAACAAgctacaacttaatttacaaatacAATTTACAATTTACAAAAAAAGAGCACAACTTACAAAGTTACAAGTTTCAATTTATTGACTTCTAAATTtaatatatgaaaaaataaacatactaACATGGGCTACCATACACGTATAtgatgtttggatacatggattCAACGgtcatttttttttaccattgggaccTATATGCGATCGCAAATGGAGTATGCCATTGCATACTTGTTGCACAAAAACGTATGCCATCGCATACTATCCTGGATCGCATATGTTGGTATATGCCTTCTGAAAAAAAAAGGTATGCCATCGCATACTATCCTGGATTGCATATGTTGGCATGTgccttctggaaaaaaaaaatggcatatgcgatcgcacatgacgaCATTAGCCCCACCTTTGGTAACTTAAGCTGTTGATCTGTTGGGACCCATTATGGGATGGGCCATGCCTTATTCTCCTCTTGCAGATGATCCCATTCATACCATCAAAATGAATGCTTACAACCTATGGTTCACATTTAAAAGTGGTCCAGTTGAACTTTAAGATCAACTGATGGCGGAGATTTCTGGCCATCTCCCTGCACGAGGTGCTTGCCATATAAATGATTTGGATTCACCAagaggtgggccgcacatgtatAGCTTATTGGGTGGAATGAAAGCTCGATCAAACATCATATACCTTCTCTTTTAGTTACATGTGTGACCTTTTCTCCCATTTTGGCATGTCAGGAGGGGCCGGATCTATGGTGCTTGGCAGCTGGGCTAGTTCCACATCACTGTCCTTCAGCTCTAGCATAGCAACATATACTGGGTCAGCTAAAACATTCAGTGCGGGTGAGATTGAGAAAGCTACGGATAGCTTCAACATTTCAACAGTGCTTGGAGAAGGTGGTTTCGGGCGTGTTTACAGCGGTGTGCTTGAAGATGGAACAAAGGTGGCTGTCAAGGTTCTCAAGAGAGATGATCAGCAAGGTAGCCGAGAATTTTTGGCTGAGGTTGAGATGCTTAGCCGTTTGCATCATAGGAACTTGGTCAAGTTGATTGGTATATGCACAGAAGAGCATAGCCGATGCCTGGTCTATGAACTTATTCCCAATGGCAGTGTGGAATCTCACTTGCACGGTACCGAAAACAAACCTTATCACATTTTAGCTGTTGTGTGGACTTAGTATAGATTGCTAATTAAGACAAGTATGGGGTCCTGAGCCTCAGCAAATAATTCTGATGCATAGAATTCCATACATGTGGTGGCCATGGTTCTCTGAGCCTGGCTGTTGATCTGCTCGCTGTGGATGGGGATGCTCCAAGAATCTCCTAGATTGGAATATCCTAACTTTACTATCGTTGATCAAGAAACAAGAAATGCTCCATATTGAACAGACAGTTGGCCGAGATTGAAAAGCTTAGGACCTTCCAATGTGGCATTTTTTTGGGGACATTGCTTTCCATGCTGGGGCCTGTCAGGTCAACGATCTAGATCTCCAAGCCATAGGTCCTGCATGTACTACATCCTGTGCAACGGCAAATTATTGCTGATGCTCAGGACCATGTAGTTTCTCATTAGGtagttgatttcttcttcttcttcttcttcttcttttttttttctttctcatcatggCCTATACTAAAAGGCCATGAGTTATTTGATCCTTTTAAGAAATGGTTTTGAATGTGATC
This region of Magnolia sinica isolate HGM2019 chromosome 1, MsV1, whole genome shotgun sequence genomic DNA includes:
- the LOC131218012 gene encoding receptor-like serine/threonine-protein kinase ALE2 isoform X9, which produces MGRRLVLAMVLFCIAIGSEFHGSEGSAAYLLRKLQSKSLYVPPFAYRIVLPITLGAPSKSIDMEVHLSRLIAPSMLAPHGPIEKGYANSSQPTFPAPRPTEDRTPTFEYHGKSPRTSPPVPRQSPMQPKEPLVPPATHPSISRVAPTSKSVPSQSPMQPKEPLVPPATRPSLSRVAPAIRSVPSQSPTPQELPLVPPATHPSGSRIAPITTSEPSASPVSIFPPILHGRRHGRLVAAPPREIFNHLSPASHSPTKGSSPVINPTPHEAPKPPDDASPLSNPFPKPPIRKRVLSPAPAPAAPISSHKYHARKKVISPPPAATRLFPPPSYHQGPVVSPAPSHPPMVHPKRSRQRPHGPPALNQGPSLSPIPSPFPPTVNQGAPAPLPSLAVPSGPAERQGPIHPPTVSPSAPFPKKPRMPLPSPIRALPPPPPNQDCTSVACVEPLTNTLPGSPCGCVWPIQVGLHLNVALYTFFPLVSELAQEIATGIFMKQSQVRIMGANAASQDQDKTIVLIDLVPLRDRFDNTTAFLTYEKFWHKQVVIKTNFFGDYDVLYVRYPGLPPSPPSAPASINVDGGQLANDNNSRRIQPLGVDVKKRREKLGGSLIVIIVLSSAIALVLSIVALWLLLWKRGSHACQPAPTMRASIPPTKPSGGAGSMVLGSWASSTSLSFSSSIATYTGSAKTFSAGEIEKATDSFNISTVLGEGGFGRVYSGVLEDGTKVAVKVLKRDDQQGSREFLAEVEMLSRLHHRNLVKLIGICTEEHSRCLVYELIPNGSVESHLHGVDKETAPLDWGARMKIALGSARGLAYLHEDSSPRVIHRDFKSSNILLEHDFTPKVSDFGLARSALDGGNEHISTRVMGTFGYVAPEYAMTGHLLVKSDVYSYGVVLLELLTGRKPVDMLRPPGQENLVTWARPLLTSKEGLEMIIDPSLGSNFPFDSVAKVAAIASMCVQPEVSHRPFMGEVVQALKLVCNENDEKRGASGSFSQEDLSSAQDIDTRVSNASSQPPETRSFLTADYDSGLEAERAISTSEIFSMTARITRQESGSFRRHSCSGPLSTGKNGQFWQGGVSRGSVSEHGVTLKSLAGLEGGKMWP
- the LOC131218012 gene encoding receptor-like serine/threonine-protein kinase ALE2 isoform X1, which encodes MGRRLVLAMVLFCIAIGSEFHGSEGSAAYLLRKLQSKSLYVPPFAYRIVLPITLGAPSKSIDMEVHLSRLIAPSMLAPHGPIEKGYANSSQPTFPAPRPTEDRTPTFEYHGKSPRTSPPGPLALPKVSVSPLPMMLPPKLAPAPPGVQDPVASAPQNAPSHHKSKEHKQSRGVAPSTGNQTPHAVDGAVPRQSPMQPKEPLVPPATHPSISRVAPTSKSVPSQSHSPMQPKEPLVPPATHPNISRVAPSIRLVPSQSPMQPKEPLVPPATRPSLSRVAPAIRSVPSQSPTPQELPLVPPATHPSGSRIAPITTSEPSASPVSIFPPILHGRRHGRLVAAPPREIFNHLSPASHSPTKGSSPVINPTPHEAPKPPDDASPLSNPFPKPPIRKRVLSPAPAPAAPISSHKYHARKKVISPPPAATRLFPPPSYHQGPVVSPAPSHPPMVHPKRSRQRPHGPPALNQGPSLSPIPSPFPPTVNQGAPAPLPSLAVPSGPAERQGPIHPPTVSPSAPFPKKPRMPLPSPIRALPPPPPNQDCTSVACVEPLTNTLPGSPCGCVWPIQVGLHLNVALYTFFPLVSELAQEIATGIFMKQSQVRIMGANAASQDQDKTIVLIDLVPLRDRFDNTTAFLTYEKFWHKQVVIKTNFFGDYDVLYVRYPGLPPSPPSAPASINVDGGQLANDNNSRRIQPLGVDVKKRREKLGGSLIVIIVLSSAIALVLSIVALWLLLWKRGSHACQPAPTMRASIPPTKPSGGAGSMVLGSWASSTSLSFSSSIATYTGSAKTFSAGEIEKATDSFNISTVLGEGGFGRVYSGVLEDGTKVAVKVLKRDDQQGSREFLAEVEMLSRLHHRNLVKLIGICTEEHSRCLVYELIPNGSVESHLHGVDKETAPLDWGARMKIALGSARGLAYLHEDSSPRVIHRDFKSSNILLEHDFTPKVSDFGLARSALDGGNEHISTRVMGTFGYVAPEYAMTGHLLVKSDVYSYGVVLLELLTGRKPVDMLRPPGQENLVTWARPLLTSKEGLEMIIDPSLGSNFPFDSVAKVAAIASMCVQPEVSHRPFMGEVVQALKLVCNENDEKRGASGSFSQEDLSSAQDIDTRVSNASSQPPETRSFLTADYDSGLEAERAISTSEIFSMTARITRQESGSFRRHSCSGPLSTGKNGQFWQGGVSRGSVSEHGVTLKSLAGLEGGKMWP
- the LOC131218012 gene encoding receptor-like serine/threonine-protein kinase ALE2 isoform X10; amino-acid sequence: MGRRLVLAMVLFCIAIGSEFHGSEGSAAYLLRKLQSKSLYVPPFAYRIVLPITLGAPSKSIDMEVHLSRLIAPSMLAPHGPIEKGYANSSQPTFPAPRPTEDRTPTFEYHGKSPRTSPPGPLALPKVPRQSPMQPKEPLVPPATHPSISRVAPTSKSVPSQSPTPQELPLVPPATHPSGSRIAPITTSEPSASPVSIFPPILHGRRHGRLVAAPPREIFNHLSPASHSPTKGSSPVINPTPHEAPKPPDDASPLSNPFPKPPIRKRVLSPAPAPAAPISSHKYHARKKVISPPPAATRLFPPPSYHQGPVVSPAPSHPPMVHPKRSRQRPHGPPALNQGPSLSPIPSPFPPTVNQGAPAPLPSLAVPSGPAERQGPIHPPTVSPSAPFPKKPRMPLPSPIRALPPPPPNQDCTSVACVEPLTNTLPGSPCGCVWPIQVGLHLNVALYTFFPLVSELAQEIATGIFMKQSQVRIMGANAASQDQDKTIVLIDLVPLRDRFDNTTAFLTYEKFWHKQVVIKTNFFGDYDVLYVRYPGLPPSPPSAPASINVDGGQLANDNNSRRIQPLGVDVKKRREKLGGSLIVIIVLSSAIALVLSIVALWLLLWKRGSHACQPAPTMRASIPPTKPSGGAGSMVLGSWASSTSLSFSSSIATYTGSAKTFSAGEIEKATDSFNISTVLGEGGFGRVYSGVLEDGTKVAVKVLKRDDQQGSREFLAEVEMLSRLHHRNLVKLIGICTEEHSRCLVYELIPNGSVESHLHGVDKETAPLDWGARMKIALGSARGLAYLHEDSSPRVIHRDFKSSNILLEHDFTPKVSDFGLARSALDGGNEHISTRVMGTFGYVAPEYAMTGHLLVKSDVYSYGVVLLELLTGRKPVDMLRPPGQENLVTWARPLLTSKEGLEMIIDPSLGSNFPFDSVAKVAAIASMCVQPEVSHRPFMGEVVQALKLVCNENDEKRGASGSFSQEDLSSAQDIDTRVSNASSQPPETRSFLTADYDSGLEAERAISTSEIFSMTARITRQESGSFRRHSCSGPLSTGKNGQFWQGGVSRGSVSEHGVTLKSLAGLEGGKMWP